The following proteins come from a genomic window of Streptomyces sp. Sge12:
- a CDS encoding SigE family RNA polymerase sigma factor codes for MTEDERAADFHAFFERHHAELSRLAYLLTGEADAADDLAADAMVALWHRWDRARRADSAAAYARGIVANLARSRIRSTVRERRRVLLFWSHRPERTDGPDIAAVMDVRAALDTLPFRKRACVVLRHAFDLSEKDTAAALGISVGTVKSQTSKGTAELQRLLGARAADELVGRGSR; via the coding sequence ATGACCGAAGATGAGAGGGCCGCGGACTTCCATGCGTTCTTCGAACGCCACCACGCCGAACTCTCCCGCCTGGCGTACCTGCTGACCGGAGAGGCGGACGCTGCCGACGACCTCGCCGCGGACGCGATGGTCGCGCTCTGGCACCGCTGGGACAGGGCCCGCCGTGCCGACTCCGCGGCCGCCTACGCCCGCGGAATCGTCGCCAACCTCGCCCGCAGCCGGATCCGGAGCACGGTGCGCGAGCGGCGGCGCGTCCTGCTGTTCTGGTCGCACCGCCCGGAGCGGACCGACGGCCCGGACATCGCCGCCGTCATGGACGTACGGGCCGCGCTGGACACGCTGCCCTTCCGCAAACGCGCCTGCGTGGTGCTGCGGCACGCCTTCGACCTCTCGGAGAAGGACACCGCGGCGGCGCTCGGGATATCGGTGGGTACGGTGAAGAGCCAGACCTCGAAGGGGACGGCGGAACTGCAGCGGCTGCTCGGTGCCCG